One Leopardus geoffroyi isolate Oge1 chromosome E1, O.geoffroyi_Oge1_pat1.0, whole genome shotgun sequence genomic window, GCTCAGCCTGTGCCCCAGCAGGTCCGGTGAGCTGGTTCAGCTCAGACGGGCAGCGGGGCTTCTGGGACTATATCCGGTTGGCCTGCAGCAAAGTGCCCAACAATTGTGTGAGCAGCATTGAGAACATGGAAAACATCAGCACAGCCCGAGCCAAGGTGAGGGGCCTGTGATGGGCAGGGCGAGGGCAGCTGTTGGTTGCAGGGGAATACAGGGGGGGATTGCCTGCTCCTTGTTCCTCACCCCTGCCTACAGGCACTGGGTAGAAGAGCCACAGGAGGTCTAGACCCAATAGTGCACTCATGGGTCCCTTCAGGGCAACAAATAAAGGTGAGTGTGCTTTCCAGGGCCGGGCATGGATCCGAGTGGCACTGATGGAGAAGCGAATGTCGGAATACATCACCACAGCTCTGCGGGACACCCGGACCACCAGGTCAGACCCTCTCAGTCAGCTCGGACCACAGATCCCAGTGTGCACGCTCATTGCCTAAACATACTTGATCCTTCAATTCTTAGAGCAACCTTCGGTACCTGGACTACAACTCCCAGCATGCACTGCTAGCTTGCCAGTTTCCCTCTCCCAGACTATCCTCTGCCACAGCGCCTGCCCTCCTGGAACACACCTTTAGCACCACCACCATCTCTTCCAAGTCAGATTAATTATTCTCCACTATTCGGCAGCACTGACCTCATGCACAGCCCTAACCTTAGACACACCTCTGAACAAGCCTCAACTATGTTAACCTTGTTCCATGACCTATAACACAGAGCCCTACCTACTCCGCAAACAGTGGCAGCAGTCTGTATTTGCTACCCATGGACGACAGAGTCCCAGTGTGCCGAGCCTCAGTCCCTGCACCGTGGGTTTGCAGAGAGAATGAGTCTCAGGGGCAGGGATCACAGGCAGAATTTGTGCGTGAAGCTGAGTATGGTCAGGGTcatgtctctctccccaccaaccCAGTGGTCACATACAACCCAATGTTTTTACTCCATTCTATCTCTAGTCTGTCCTCACATGTCAGAGTTTACATCACCATATTTTTGAGCACCTGCTGCATGCCAAGCACTAATGATTAGAACTGGTTTCCTGATTTTACCGTTCTGGATGACTCCAGGCTTTGCGGGAAAGGGGTAGTTCAGAGGATGGAGGAAAGTATTCTCAGGGAACACACGTTCTAATAGGTGGGAGACACAGTGGGCCCCACTCTGAGGGAGAGACCAGATCCACATCTGAGAGGTGAGCAGGAAAAAGACCCCTCCTTCCTCTAGGAAAGGTCTGTAGTAAGCTAACAAGAGAAGTCCTGAGGGGTGCCCCACCCGCCACCCCCGCGGGAGGATGCTGCACCatcagtccctccctcccccgccccgcagACGTTTCTATGACTCGGGAGCCATCATGCTTCGGGAGGAAGCCACCGTCCTCACCGGGATGCTGATCGGACTGAGCGCCATAGACTTCAGGTGGGGTCTGGATGGAGGTGGCGGAGGGAGTTTAGCCGCGAACGTCCACATTCCCATCTCCTCCTACCCGCCCCCAACCTTGTGGTTCCTCTGCCCCCAGCTTCTGCCTAAAGGGCGAAGTGCTGGACGGGAAGACCCCCGTGGTCATCGATTACACACCCTACCTAAAGTTCACCCAGAGGTGAGAAGCAGGACTGCTGTGATGGGTGGGGGACGGCGGGCAGGGGGCAGGCTGCGCCGGCATCCGGGTCCCTCCGCCCCAGGGGGCCGGCAAGGGAAGCCCGGGCGGGCAGAGCGGGCCGTGCCCACCGCTCCTTCCCCCAAGCTATGACTACCTGACGGACGAGGAGGAGCGGCACAGCGCCGAGAGCAGTACCAGCGAGGACAACTCGCCCGAGCACCCGTACCTGCCGCTCGTCACCGACGAGGACAGCTGGTACAGCAAATGGCACAAGATGGAACAGAAGTTCCGCATCGTCTACGCGCAGAAGGTGCGTGATGCCGCGGCGGGGGCTgcgggctgggggaagggggggcgggcgGCCGCTGGGACCCTCCCCCCGCGTCCCGCGGCCCGGGCTGAGCCGGCGCCCCGCAGGGCTACCTGGAGGAGCTGGTGCGCCTGCGCGAGTCGCAGCTGAAGGACCTGGAGGCGGAGAACCGGCGGCTGCAGCTGCAGCTGGAGGAGGCGGCGGCGCAGAACCAGCGCGAGAAGCGGGAGTTGGAAGGCGTGATCCTGGAGCTGCAGGAGCAGCTGtgagcgccgccgccgcccttcCCCGTCCCGGCCACCCCGACCACATCGCCCCCAGAGTCTAACGTCACCTTCCTTGATAACAGCAACCAACCGCCAGCATCAAACCACTGatcccctcacctcctccacccCAGGCTCCCGTCCCCAGCGAACTAAATTACCCCCAACGTAAGATCCTGGGCGCCCCACTTCATCCGTCAGCTAGCATGGTTATAGAACATTACTCCTGGGACCCCAACATTACTGATAAGGACCTCAAATGTTACTTAGCAACCTTCAACACGATCCCGTTATTCCCTCTGCTCAACAGCCCTCTGATCCGCAACCACTGACCATCATCCCCACGGTGACCACTGACTTCACTGCTACTCATCCCCAATAGCTCCCCCCCTAGACCTTTTCATTACCCTGTGACCTCCCAGCAGGAGTCCCCAAGATACCCCATTAACCTTCAGGATTCCCACTCTGTTCTCTATCCACTCCACACTGACTCGAGTCCCACAAACACCCCATTGTCCCCTCCATCCCCCAGTAGGAGCACACCAAATCCCCGTCACCTctctaacccccagtaccttCCACTGACTCCCAGGATCTGCCCTACTGATCCTCAACATTCTATCCCCATTTCTGCTACCCAGGTTTCATTCCtaaccccaccaccacctcttTCTGAGCtcgccccaccctccccacttcTACTCCCTCTCCTAGCCAGTCCtgacccctcctccccatcccaggACAGGTCTGATCCCCGGTGACCACGTTCCCCTGGCCCAGGGTTCCAAAGAGCTCACTACTCCCCTGGTCAACCAATGGCCGTCACTAGGAACGCTCAATGGGGCAGAGGGTGCCAACAACCCCAAGCTCTACCGGAGGTAAGCCTCAGCCAGGCTCAGCTTGGGCCCGAGTGCTGGCCCTTACTGGGAAGAGGGGCactgggagggcgggggggggggggggggggaagctgtaGGCCTCTGCCTGCACACCAGCCCTCTGCTCTGCCACAGACACAGTTTCATGAGCACGGAGCCACTGTCAGCTGAAGCCAGTCTGAGCTCGGACTCCCAGCGCCTGGGAGAGGGCAAACGGGATGAGGAGCCCTGGGGCCCCATCGGTGAGCCCCCGATCCAGCACCCAACTCTTCCAAGAAGGGCTGAGGCCAGGCCTTAGGGCCTATGGAATTGGCCCTGGCCAATTCCCTCTTTCATTCAGCCCTTCCAGAGAGCTTAGCACAGCAATTAAGTTTGGTTTGGGGGTGTTGGGCAGACCCTAGGGCAAACTAGCTGtgcctcctcccctgccagcTCGGTCAGTCACTTCACCTGGCTGAGcacttcccatctgtaaaatggggatgctgATTAAAATAACCACCTATGTTGGCATATGGTGAGGGCTCAATGGCTTTTTGGCATGATGACATCCTCAAGGGGCTCACAGATTCTTGGGGAATTCTTTGCCTAACTGATTTGCTCTTATCTCATGCACTCTGCGAACCGCTTGCCTGACCAttgtttcccccttttctttggctgccaggaagctcagagccaaATTAGTGGCTCTCTTCAAGCGAATGTCCAGGACTTCAACGCATGCATTTTGTGTTGCCCTCCCCTGGCTTCACCTTGGTTCCCCGCCCTAGTTTTCCCGGTGCCTGgacttctgccttttctttctaaaaaccaCACTGTACTGGATgattttagatcttctttgagACAAGGCAGGCTATGGACATGGAACCCCGCCACACTGTGTTTGTGATTGTCCgtgtgtctgtctccccaccagactgtgagctccgtgagggcagggaCCGTGTCTCGTCCGTtctctgtatccccagtgctTGGAACGGAACAAGTGCTCACCGCGTGTTTAATAAACAGACAGAGAGGATGAACctcagggggagacagagacataaACTGACGATTACAATACAGTGTCCCTGGCACTGTGCATGGCATGGGCAGATGCTTATCAAGGTTTAACTGAAAATGGCAAATGCtccagaaatgaggaaaaattcctgggggagggggggttcacctgagggctgcccctccactgcgtTCACCTgtacccccctccccaactcacacacagGCAGACCAGTTGGCTTGGCCtcacctgccctctctccccagggAAGGACCCCACGCCCTCCATGCTGGGCCTCTGCGGCTCCCTGGCCTCCATCCCCAGCTGCAAGTCCCTGGCGAGCTTCAAATCCAACGAGTGCCTGGTGAGCGACAGTCCTGAGGGCagcccagcactgagccccagCTGAGGAGCGGTGTGGGCAGCACCAAcgccagcccccccacccccaccctggccaggGGCACAGACACCTGCCGCCTTTCCTGAGTCCCCCAGTCCAGGCCACCTTTCCAGGGAACGCTGCCCACCCAGCCATGGGTCTCTTGCGAAAGGCACCCTTTGCTTCTCGCCAGTTTTAGCTTTCTGCCCAAGGGAGCAGGAGCTGCAAAGGGGAGTCGGCTGGGCCAGGCTACAGGGGCACTGCAGCCACAGGGAATCCTTGGGAAAATTTGTTCCATTCTTCTGGTGACCCTGACGCCTGGCTGGCTTCCCACTGGACTCTTCTTCGCTCATCCCCACCACCCTCCTCAGGAGCTGGTGGCCCAGCCTcagcacccccacctcccatgcCTCTTCAGTCTGTCCTTGTGTATTCCCTGGAGTCCCTCCCTTCCCAGTCCCCAGGGCAGGGGCTCTGAGGGGATCAGGCAAATAAAAACCAGAAGACTGAGGGCAACTTTGTCTGTGGGGGGCTGGGACTGGACACTGTCCTGAGGTGGCAT contains:
- the RUNDC3A gene encoding RUN domain-containing protein 3A isoform X1; this translates as MEASFVQTTMALGLSSKKASSRNVAVERRNLITVCRFSVKTLLEKYTAEPIDDSSEEFVNFAAILEQILSHRFKACAPAGPVSWFSSDGQRGFWDYIRLACSKVPNNCVSSIENMENISTARAKGRAWIRVALMEKRMSEYITTALRDTRTTRRFYDSGAIMLREEATVLTGMLIGLSAIDFSFCLKGEVLDGKTPVVIDYTPYLKFTQSYDYLTDEEERHSAESSTSEDNSPEHPYLPLVTDEDSWYSKWHKMEQKFRIVYAQKGYLEELVRLRESQLKDLEAENRRLQLQLEEAAAQNQREKRELEGVILELQEQLTGLIPGDHVPLAQGSKELTTPLVNQWPSLGTLNGAEGANNPKLYRRHSFMSTEPLSAEASLSSDSQRLGEGKRDEEPWGPIGKDPTPSMLGLCGSLASIPSCKSLASFKSNECLVSDSPEGSPALSPS
- the RUNDC3A gene encoding RUN domain-containing protein 3A isoform X3 encodes the protein MEASFVQTTMALGLSSKKASSRNVAVERRNLITVCRFSVKTLLEKYTAEPIDDSSEEFVNFAAILEQILSHRFKGPVSWFSSDGQRGFWDYIRLACSKVPNNCVSSIENMENISTARAKGRAWIRVALMEKRMSEYITTALRDTRTTRRFYDSGAIMLREEATVLTGMLIGLSAIDFSFCLKGEVLDGKTPVVIDYTPYLKFTQSYDYLTDEEERHSAESSTSEDNSPEHPYLPLVTDEDSWYSKWHKMEQKFRIVYAQKGYLEELVRLRESQLKDLEAENRRLQLQLEEAAAQNQREKRELEGVILELQEQLTGLIPGDHVPLAQGSKELTTPLVNQWPSLGTLNGAEGANNPKLYRRHSFMSTEPLSAEASLSSDSQRLGEGKRDEEPWGPIGKDPTPSMLGLCGSLASIPSCKSLASFKSNECLVSDSPEGSPALSPS
- the RUNDC3A gene encoding RUN domain-containing protein 3A isoform X4, whose amino-acid sequence is MEASFVQTTMALGLSSKKASSRNVAVERRNLITVCRFSVKTLLEKYTAEPIDDSSEEFVNFAAILEQILSHRFKACAPAGPVSWFSSDGQRGFWDYIRLACSKVPNNCVSSIENMENISTARAKGRAWIRVALMEKRMSEYITTALRDTRTTRRFYDSGAIMLREEATVLTGMLIGLSAIDFSFCLKGEVLDGKTPVVIDYTPYLKFTQSYDYLTDEEERHSAESSTSEDNSPEHPYLPLVTDEDSWYSKWHKMEQKFRIVYAQKGYLEELVRLRESQLKDLEAENRRLQLQLEEAAAQNQREKRELEGVILELQEQLTGLIPGDHVPLAQGSKELTTPLVNQWPSLGTLNGAEGANNPKLYRRHSFMSTEPLSAEASLSSDSQRLGEGKRDEEPWGPIGSSEPN
- the RUNDC3A gene encoding RUN domain-containing protein 3A isoform X5, which encodes MEASFVQTTMALGLSSKKASSRNVAVERRNLITVCRFSVKTLLEKYTAEPIDDSSEEFVNFAAILEQILSHRFKGPVSWFSSDGQRGFWDYIRLACSKVPNNCVSSIENMENISTARAKGRAWIRVALMEKRMSEYITTALRDTRTTRRFYDSGAIMLREEATVLTGMLIGLSAIDFSFCLKGEVLDGKTPVVIDYTPYLKFTQSYDYLTDEEERHSAESSTSEDNSPEHPYLPLVTDEDSWYSKWHKMEQKFRIVYAQKGYLEELVRLRESQLKDLEAENRRLQLQLEEAAAQNQREKRELEGVILELQEQLTGLIPGDHVPLAQGSKELTTPLVNQWPSLGTLNGAEGANNPKLYRRHSFMSTEPLSAEASLSSDSQRLGEGKRDEEPWGPIGSSEPN
- the RUNDC3A gene encoding RUN domain-containing protein 3A isoform X2; its protein translation is MEASFVQTTMALGLSSKKASSRNVAVERRNLITVCRFSVKTLLEKYTAEPIDDSSEEFVNFAAILEQILSHRFKAGPVSWFSSDGQRGFWDYIRLACSKVPNNCVSSIENMENISTARAKGRAWIRVALMEKRMSEYITTALRDTRTTRRFYDSGAIMLREEATVLTGMLIGLSAIDFSFCLKGEVLDGKTPVVIDYTPYLKFTQSYDYLTDEEERHSAESSTSEDNSPEHPYLPLVTDEDSWYSKWHKMEQKFRIVYAQKGYLEELVRLRESQLKDLEAENRRLQLQLEEAAAQNQREKRELEGVILELQEQLTGLIPGDHVPLAQGSKELTTPLVNQWPSLGTLNGAEGANNPKLYRRHSFMSTEPLSAEASLSSDSQRLGEGKRDEEPWGPIGKDPTPSMLGLCGSLASIPSCKSLASFKSNECLVSDSPEGSPALSPS